The Agarilytica rhodophyticola genome has a window encoding:
- the gap gene encoding type I glyceraldehyde-3-phosphate dehydrogenase: MPRIAINGFGRIGRNILRAIYEQNVQDEFEVVAINDLGSPAINAHLLKHDTVHGTFSFDVEASEEGITVAGNEIKILAERNPTDLPWGDMNVDIVYECTGLFVARDKAAMHLQAGAKNVLISAPGKEVDLTVVYGVNHESVTAEHKVISNASCTTNCLAPMTYAIHKAIGVETGLMNTIHSYTNDQRVTDSYHSDMLRARAAAHNMIPTKTGAAAAIGLVIPELKGKLDGLAVRVPTINVSCLDFTFKPSRATTAEEVNQVISEAAEGRFKGIMDVNALPLVSGDFNHNPASCIFDLSQTRVIGDQVKVLAWYDNEWGFSNRMLDTSRVIFAANN, from the coding sequence ATGCCACGTATCGCAATTAACGGCTTTGGCCGCATCGGTCGAAATATTCTCCGCGCAATTTACGAACAAAATGTACAAGACGAATTTGAAGTCGTCGCTATTAATGATCTCGGTTCACCGGCAATTAATGCTCATTTACTTAAGCACGATACTGTTCACGGAACCTTTAGCTTTGATGTCGAGGCGAGTGAAGAAGGTATCACTGTAGCGGGTAACGAAATTAAAATTCTCGCCGAACGCAACCCCACTGATTTACCATGGGGTGATATGAATGTGGATATTGTGTACGAGTGTACCGGGCTATTTGTTGCTCGCGACAAAGCGGCCATGCACTTGCAGGCAGGTGCTAAAAATGTGCTGATTTCTGCACCGGGTAAAGAAGTTGACCTCACTGTCGTTTATGGCGTAAACCACGAGAGCGTTACTGCTGAACATAAAGTTATCTCTAATGCTTCATGTACAACAAACTGCCTGGCGCCGATGACGTATGCTATTCACAAAGCCATCGGTGTTGAAACAGGCTTGATGAATACCATCCACTCTTATACCAACGATCAGCGTGTTACCGACTCCTATCACTCTGATATGCTACGCGCACGCGCAGCTGCACATAATATGATACCTACCAAAACTGGCGCAGCTGCGGCAATAGGCCTAGTTATACCAGAACTTAAAGGTAAATTAGACGGATTAGCAGTGCGAGTACCCACGATTAATGTTTCTTGCTTAGACTTCACCTTTAAACCTTCCCGAGCAACCACTGCAGAAGAAGTGAATCAAGTGATTTCTGAAGCAGCCGAGGGGCGCTTTAAAGGCATTATGGACGTTAACGCGCTGCCGTTAGTTTCTGGCGATTTCAATCACAATCCAGCCTCTTGTATTTTCGATCTCAGCCAAACTCGCGTTATTGGTGATCAGGTAAAAGTATTGGCTTGGTACGATAACGAATGGGGCTTCTCAAATCGTATGCTCGATACTAGCCGTGTAATTTTTGCCGCTAATAACTAA
- the eda gene encoding bifunctional 4-hydroxy-2-oxoglutarate aldolase/2-dehydro-3-deoxy-phosphogluconate aldolase encodes MAITKEYLEPIGVMPVVVINDVADAVPVTNALKEGGIKAVEITLRTEAALDAIRAVKNECSDILVGVGTVINEQNLKDVASIGVDFAVSPGFTPNLIKAAQDLDVNLLPGLTSPSEVMLGMELGLTCFKLFPAVAVGGLPLLKSIGGPLPQATFCPTGGLTIDTFTDFLALPNVGCVGGTWLVPQDAVKSKNWQAITDIARQTTAKIK; translated from the coding sequence GTGGCAATTACGAAAGAATATTTAGAGCCTATTGGGGTTATGCCAGTCGTTGTTATCAACGATGTAGCTGATGCTGTACCCGTTACAAATGCCTTAAAAGAAGGGGGCATTAAGGCTGTTGAGATCACATTGCGAACAGAAGCAGCGCTGGATGCTATTCGCGCAGTAAAAAATGAGTGTAGTGATATTTTAGTGGGTGTCGGCACTGTCATTAATGAGCAAAACTTGAAGGACGTCGCCAGTATCGGTGTGGACTTTGCAGTATCGCCGGGTTTTACACCAAACCTAATTAAAGCCGCACAAGATCTTGATGTAAATTTGTTACCAGGCTTGACGTCTCCATCGGAAGTTATGTTGGGTATGGAGCTAGGCTTAACGTGCTTTAAGTTGTTTCCTGCAGTCGCTGTCGGCGGATTGCCTTTGCTCAAATCCATCGGTGGCCCTCTACCTCAAGCGACTTTCTGTCCTACAGGTGGCTTAACGATCGATACCTTTACCGACTTTTTGGCACTGCCAAATGTGGGGTGTGTCGGCGGTACTTGGTTGGTTCCACAGGATGCTGTTAAGAGTAAAAATTGGCAGGCAATTACAGATATTGCGCGTCAAACCACGGCAAAAATTAAGTAA
- a CDS encoding response regulator, with amino-acid sequence MSTKEHILLVEDDASLSEWMSDYLNGHGYLVTVANRGDAAVELIESDVPDIVVLDVMLPEKNGFDVCREVRNFFARPILMLTACTEEADEVLGLELGADDYLTKPVKPRVLLARIKALLRRAPEVTPKSMRSFGALSIDAQSKTASLNGEMVGLSSNEFDVLWLLACNAGKVVSRTELVSQLRGIDYDGFDRSIDIRISRLRKKLLDDSNQPFKIKTVWGKGYLFAPDAW; translated from the coding sequence ATGAGCACAAAAGAGCATATTTTACTGGTTGAAGACGATGCGTCATTATCTGAGTGGATGAGCGATTATTTAAATGGCCACGGTTATCTTGTTACTGTCGCCAATCGCGGAGATGCGGCGGTAGAACTGATTGAGTCAGATGTTCCAGATATTGTCGTATTAGATGTAATGTTGCCAGAAAAAAATGGTTTTGATGTGTGCCGAGAGGTAAGAAATTTCTTTGCCCGACCTATTTTAATGTTAACAGCATGCACCGAAGAAGCCGATGAAGTACTCGGCTTGGAATTAGGCGCAGATGATTATCTTACTAAACCGGTAAAACCACGGGTTTTACTTGCAAGAATAAAAGCGCTACTAAGACGAGCGCCCGAGGTTACGCCTAAAAGTATGCGTTCTTTTGGTGCTCTAAGCATTGATGCTCAATCAAAGACTGCGAGCCTCAATGGTGAAATGGTTGGTTTGTCTTCTAACGAATTTGATGTCCTTTGGCTATTAGCGTGTAATGCAGGAAAAGTTGTCAGCCGCACCGAACTGGTAAGTCAATTGAGAGGCATTGATTACGACGGTTTTGATCGCTCGATTGATATACGAATTTCTCGTTTAAGAAAAAAACTGCTAGATGATTCAAATCAACCATTTAAAATAAAAACTGTTTGGGGCAAGGGTTACCTTTTCGCTCCAGACGCTTGGTGA
- a CDS encoding ATP-binding protein — protein MRKLIISLICAVVLTIVGLGWAIGHYYNYLLERETGHQSNELMIYESLGRSLAATLNRQQDVAMFARYWPLNSSVSLAILEREDMPLPSELIGSFLDGEPVMLETDNEVSLHFYLPAQNQVMAFILPLSEAEDVEISLSLTLTLLFYAGVIFVVLMWLYPLIRRLNVLQKTALSFGAGELQARVKRSPMSYISEIEIEFNRMADRIQTLLSDNKLLSRAVSHDLKTPLARLRFGIETLAESETNEQRERYHARLENDLTAMELLIDTLLQYARLDESNINFNMEKINFAELIQYSADQMCDVRSFVSFNIKGECVIDGDQKYLQMLVCNLVQNAINYADTKVHLSLNDMDDKLLFTVEDDGKGIDEDQRINVLKPFVRGSNSDQNKGHGMGLAIVSRIADWHNASVVIDDSPRYGGARISVCFSKKVS, from the coding sequence ATGCGTAAACTCATTATTTCATTGATTTGTGCGGTTGTACTAACCATTGTAGGTCTAGGCTGGGCCATCGGTCATTATTATAACTATCTCCTTGAGCGTGAAACCGGACACCAATCAAATGAGCTGATGATTTATGAGTCTCTTGGTCGTTCTTTGGCGGCAACGTTAAACCGACAACAAGATGTTGCAATGTTCGCCCGTTATTGGCCTTTAAATAGCTCGGTTTCGCTCGCCATTTTAGAGCGTGAGGACATGCCGTTGCCTTCCGAACTTATTGGCTCGTTTCTCGACGGCGAACCGGTGATGTTAGAGACAGATAATGAAGTTTCTCTCCATTTTTATTTACCCGCTCAAAATCAAGTAATGGCTTTTATTCTGCCTTTATCCGAAGCTGAAGACGTCGAGATATCCCTAAGTTTGACTCTCACATTGTTATTCTATGCCGGTGTTATTTTTGTTGTACTCATGTGGCTGTACCCGTTGATACGTCGCTTAAATGTGTTACAAAAAACAGCATTAAGCTTTGGTGCTGGTGAATTGCAAGCACGAGTTAAGCGAAGTCCTATGTCATACATTAGTGAAATTGAAATAGAATTTAATCGTATGGCGGATAGAATTCAAACGTTGCTCAGTGATAATAAACTGCTTAGCCGAGCGGTGTCTCATGATTTAAAAACGCCTTTAGCTAGGCTGCGATTTGGCATCGAAACCCTGGCAGAAAGTGAGACCAATGAGCAGAGGGAAAGGTACCATGCTCGTCTGGAAAATGACCTAACAGCAATGGAGCTGTTGATAGATACTCTCCTTCAATATGCGCGTCTAGACGAGTCGAATATAAACTTCAATATGGAAAAGATAAATTTTGCTGAACTTATTCAATATTCCGCTGATCAAATGTGTGATGTGCGCAGTTTTGTCAGTTTCAATATCAAAGGTGAATGTGTAATAGACGGTGATCAAAAGTATCTGCAAATGTTGGTCTGTAATCTTGTACAAAACGCGATAAATTATGCTGATACTAAAGTTCATTTAAGCTTGAATGACATGGACGATAAACTACTATTTACAGTAGAAGATGACGGTAAAGGTATTGACGAAGACCAACGTATCAACGTGCTCAAACCTTTTGTTCGCGGATCTAATAGTGATCAAAATAAAGGGCATGGTATGGGATTAGCCATTGTTAGCCGGATTGCCGATTGGCATAACGCAAGCGTTGTCATCGATGATTCTCCTCGCTACGGTGGAGCGCGAATCTCTGTGTGTTTCTCGAAAAAAGTAAGCTAA
- a CDS encoding DUF3019 domain-containing protein, producing the protein MKKLKTTCRTVSMLFLIAFGAACPVNGDIQESYKLTVKPTRCIALHKGQVCYQKLKFRWKMLSSEDFCLYQESKDEPLACWSGNERSNFEYKFESSTSESFSIRRKDTDDSVAEVKVTLSWVYRTGRKNSSGWRLF; encoded by the coding sequence GTGAAAAAACTTAAGACTACATGTCGAACCGTTTCAATGCTATTTTTAATAGCGTTCGGGGCTGCCTGCCCTGTCAACGGGGATATCCAAGAGTCTTATAAATTAACTGTCAAACCCACTCGCTGCATTGCCTTGCATAAAGGTCAGGTCTGTTATCAAAAATTAAAATTTAGATGGAAAATGCTGAGTAGTGAAGATTTTTGTCTTTATCAAGAGTCAAAAGATGAGCCTCTTGCCTGTTGGAGTGGAAACGAGAGAAGCAATTTCGAGTATAAATTTGAATCATCTACTAGTGAGTCTTTTTCGATTCGTCGCAAAGATACTGATGACAGTGTAGCAGAAGTGAAGGTAACACTGTCGTGGGTTTATAGAACGGGGCGCAAGAACTCTAGTGGTTGGCGCTTATTTTAA
- the zwf gene encoding glucose-6-phosphate dehydrogenase has protein sequence MNTDLLIVGGDGDLALRKLYPSLYYLELNDCMPENVQIIGMARTANEQTAFLAKVKEWLQANVSEALYSDEKWQAFSSKIVFAQGDATNPESLAKVKEEFLGEGNQLVVYLAIPPNIFGNVCSSLEACGLAKPTTRLVVEKPLGESRESFLAINDELARVFTEEQLFRIDHYLGKETVQNLIAMRFANDIFEPLWNSKYIDHVQITVSESVGVGNRWSFYDQTGATRDMVQNHLLQVLCLLAMEPPAVLNAESVRAEKLKVLNCLKTITPENVKEYTVRGQYRNGVVDGTSVPGYLEEESDKYEIDPNSQTETYVALQAEIQNWRWSGVPIYLRTGKRLQSRHSEIVVQFKQSHHQIFNQNHLEHKPNRMVIRLQPDEGIRLRIMNKVAGLEAGIPLESGCLDFHFGGANHVKKHDAYSRLLFDVLRNDQTLFVSAAEVEAAWKWVDQIFAAWKETGMKAEGYMAGSFGPPGADVLIARGGREWHNLVL, from the coding sequence ATGAATACAGACCTACTAATAGTTGGGGGCGACGGGGATCTCGCACTTCGTAAATTATACCCATCTCTATATTACCTTGAGCTCAACGATTGCATGCCAGAGAACGTGCAAATTATTGGCATGGCTCGTACGGCGAACGAGCAAACTGCGTTTTTAGCAAAAGTAAAAGAATGGTTGCAAGCAAATGTTTCTGAAGCATTGTACTCAGATGAAAAATGGCAGGCTTTTTCTAGCAAAATAGTCTTTGCCCAAGGAGATGCAACCAATCCAGAATCGCTGGCAAAAGTGAAGGAAGAGTTTTTGGGAGAGGGTAATCAGCTGGTGGTATATCTGGCAATTCCCCCCAATATTTTTGGCAACGTATGTTCGTCACTTGAGGCGTGTGGTTTAGCAAAACCCACAACCCGCTTGGTGGTAGAAAAACCTTTGGGTGAAAGCCGGGAGTCCTTCTTGGCAATCAACGATGAACTAGCGCGAGTATTTACCGAAGAACAGCTATTTCGTATCGACCATTATCTCGGTAAAGAAACAGTGCAAAACTTAATTGCTATGCGCTTCGCCAACGATATTTTTGAGCCGTTATGGAACTCTAAATATATCGATCACGTGCAAATCACCGTGTCTGAGTCTGTAGGTGTGGGTAACCGTTGGAGCTTTTACGATCAAACTGGTGCTACCCGCGATATGGTTCAGAACCACCTGTTGCAGGTTTTGTGTTTACTGGCCATGGAACCTCCAGCTGTGTTGAATGCAGAAAGTGTAAGAGCTGAAAAGTTAAAGGTTTTAAACTGTCTTAAAACCATTACGCCTGAAAACGTCAAGGAATATACCGTGCGCGGACAATACCGTAATGGTGTAGTTGACGGTACTAGCGTACCGGGTTACCTGGAAGAAGAGTCAGATAAGTACGAAATTGACCCTAATAGTCAAACGGAAACCTATGTTGCTTTGCAAGCTGAGATTCAGAACTGGCGTTGGTCTGGCGTGCCTATTTATCTAAGAACTGGCAAGCGTTTACAGTCTCGTCACTCTGAGATTGTGGTGCAGTTTAAACAAAGCCATCATCAGATATTCAATCAAAACCATCTTGAGCATAAACCGAATCGCATGGTGATCAGGTTGCAACCAGATGAAGGGATTCGCCTTCGAATTATGAACAAAGTTGCTGGGCTAGAGGCTGGTATTCCGCTGGAGTCCGGTTGCCTTGATTTTCATTTTGGTGGTGCTAATCATGTGAAAAAGCATGACGCATACTCCCGTCTATTATTCGATGTATTGCGTAATGACCAGACATTGTTTGTAAGTGCCGCAGAGGTTGAAGCTGCCTGGAAATGGGTCGATCAAATATTTGCCGCCTGGAAAGAAACTGGCATGAAAGCTGAAGGCTATATGGCCGGCTCATTTGGCCCTCCTGGCGCGGATGTGTTGATCGCCAGAGGTGGGCGAGAATGGCACAACTTGGTGCTTTAA
- the edd gene encoding phosphogluconate dehydratase, with amino-acid sequence MNSTIEAITQRIIDRSRNSRQKYLAVMRQTMDGNPPKKRLSCGNLAHAYAGCGSSDKQTIRLMQSANLGIVTSFNDMLSAHQPLEVYPNIIKEMARSMGSSAQVASGVPAMCDGVTQGQPGMELSLFSREVVAMATAVGLSHNMFDGNMFLGVCDKIVPGMLIGALQFGHIPAVFVPAGPMHTGIPNKEKARVRQKFAAGEVGQEELLEAETASYHSPGTCTFYGTANTNQMMVEMLGVQLPGASFVNPNAELRTALTEAAVKYVIACTQSAGNYRPMYDVVTEKSIVNSIIGLLATGGSTNHTLHIVAVAKACGVEITWQDMDELSRVVPLLARVYPNGQADVNDFQNAGGMAYLVKELRLGGLLNEDVTNVMGQGLEAYEKAPELNEKGEAVWGDSFGDSKDEEVLRPVTNPFDQEGGLRVLKGNLGTGVIKISAVAPKNRKVTAPCIVFESQHDLIDAFKRGELDKDFVAVVRFQGPSANGMPELHKMTPPLGVLQDRGFKVALITDGRMSGASGKVPAAIHMSPEAKLGGPLSRVKTGDIVHFDADAGVVKVELSDEELNGREQACETEITQDLGRSLFGGLRAIAGTSQKGATIFDFDAEY; translated from the coding sequence ATGAACAGTACGATTGAAGCCATTACGCAGCGTATTATCGACCGCAGTCGAAATTCGCGGCAAAAATACCTTGCTGTGATGCGCCAAACTATGGATGGCAACCCTCCCAAAAAACGCTTATCTTGTGGCAACCTGGCTCACGCTTATGCAGGTTGTGGTAGTTCGGATAAACAGACGATTCGCTTGATGCAAAGCGCCAATCTGGGCATCGTAACCTCTTTTAACGATATGCTATCAGCCCACCAACCGCTGGAAGTTTACCCTAATATTATCAAAGAAATGGCGCGCTCCATGGGGAGCAGTGCGCAAGTAGCTAGTGGTGTTCCGGCAATGTGTGATGGTGTGACCCAAGGTCAACCAGGTATGGAGCTGAGCTTGTTTAGTCGTGAGGTGGTGGCGATGGCGACTGCGGTTGGCTTAAGTCACAACATGTTCGATGGCAATATGTTCTTAGGAGTATGTGACAAAATTGTGCCGGGGATGTTGATAGGCGCATTGCAATTTGGCCATATTCCTGCGGTTTTTGTTCCCGCAGGCCCCATGCATACGGGTATTCCAAACAAAGAGAAAGCGCGTGTTCGCCAAAAGTTTGCAGCGGGTGAAGTTGGACAAGAAGAGCTATTAGAAGCGGAAACAGCGTCTTACCACAGCCCGGGTACGTGCACATTTTACGGTACTGCGAATACTAACCAGATGATGGTGGAAATGTTGGGTGTGCAGTTGCCTGGCGCATCATTTGTCAATCCCAACGCAGAGCTGAGAACCGCGCTTACTGAGGCCGCAGTTAAGTATGTTATCGCATGTACCCAGTCAGCGGGTAATTACCGTCCGATGTACGATGTGGTGACTGAAAAGTCTATTGTTAATTCCATTATCGGCCTGTTAGCGACGGGGGGATCGACAAATCACACCTTACATATTGTTGCGGTGGCAAAAGCCTGCGGTGTCGAGATTACTTGGCAGGATATGGATGAATTATCTCGGGTAGTGCCTTTGCTTGCTCGCGTGTATCCAAATGGTCAAGCGGATGTCAATGACTTCCAAAACGCCGGTGGTATGGCGTATCTGGTTAAAGAATTACGCCTAGGTGGTTTATTGAATGAAGATGTTACTAATGTTATGGGACAGGGCTTAGAGGCCTATGAGAAAGCACCTGAGTTAAATGAGAAGGGTGAGGCAGTCTGGGGGGATAGCTTCGGAGACTCTAAAGACGAGGAGGTATTGCGCCCGGTGACCAACCCGTTTGATCAAGAGGGTGGTTTGCGCGTACTGAAAGGTAATCTAGGAACGGGTGTGATTAAGATATCGGCTGTCGCGCCGAAAAATCGCAAAGTTACCGCGCCGTGTATTGTGTTTGAATCACAGCATGATCTTATCGACGCATTTAAACGCGGAGAGTTAGATAAAGATTTCGTTGCCGTTGTACGTTTTCAAGGGCCGAGTGCTAACGGCATGCCTGAACTGCATAAAATGACACCTCCTTTAGGAGTATTGCAAGATCGTGGCTTTAAAGTTGCGCTAATCACAGATGGCCGCATGTCCGGTGCATCAGGAAAGGTGCCTGCTGCTATTCATATGTCACCAGAAGCTAAACTGGGCGGACCTCTAAGCCGAGTCAAAACCGGCGATATTGTGCATTTTGATGCCGATGCCGGTGTAGTGAAAGTTGAGCTTAGCGATGAAGAGCTTAACGGTCGTGAGCAGGCATGTGAAACAGAGATTACCCAAGATTTGGGACGGAGTCTGTTCGGTGGACTAAGGGCAATAGCTGGTACATCACAAAAAGGCGCAACGATCTTTGATTTTGACGCGGAATATTAA
- a CDS encoding MipA/OmpV family protein: MKVSIRLLLLFFLWCSRSLFASDIAIDVRAAGGETDPGNGGYFEVGAGIDFVYLPEDIPGQSNTVTDYYAFVGGAYRYNGFFFEGVDGTLDGINFGYQLWNNHMWSIDLLVSSFSGVINEDGEALEDMFDEGFCFQDEFVSEEDFFLCEYYLSMEETPSNPQILRINQNTFYNGAGLRATAYLDDYVFQYRLVTDVHGGNGVTSTARLGRHWQIRNWNFHGIIGLAYASEVTNEYLWGVTLEDETGNIQSFSPGNTVTLQTEVGVVYPLSQNWVFRSFLRYIDTPDQPDDSPIIVDDYEVLFATTISYVF; the protein is encoded by the coding sequence TTGAAAGTATCTATCAGACTACTTTTGCTGTTTTTTCTATGGTGCTCGCGATCATTATTCGCCAGTGATATTGCCATAGATGTAAGAGCGGCAGGAGGCGAAACTGATCCAGGCAATGGCGGATATTTTGAAGTGGGTGCTGGCATTGACTTTGTCTATTTGCCCGAAGATATTCCCGGCCAATCCAATACTGTTACCGATTACTATGCCTTTGTGGGCGGTGCATATCGTTATAACGGATTTTTTTTCGAAGGTGTAGATGGCACATTGGACGGAATCAATTTCGGCTATCAACTTTGGAACAATCATATGTGGTCGATAGATCTTCTAGTGTCGAGCTTTTCTGGTGTTATTAATGAAGATGGTGAAGCTTTAGAAGATATGTTTGATGAAGGGTTCTGCTTCCAAGATGAATTCGTCAGTGAAGAGGATTTTTTTCTCTGTGAGTACTACCTTTCTATGGAAGAAACCCCTTCAAACCCTCAAATCTTACGCATAAATCAAAATACTTTTTATAATGGCGCAGGCCTGCGTGCGACAGCTTATTTAGACGACTATGTTTTTCAATATAGGTTGGTGACTGACGTCCACGGTGGTAACGGCGTTACCAGTACCGCCCGTCTTGGTCGTCACTGGCAAATACGCAACTGGAATTTCCATGGGATTATCGGCCTAGCTTATGCGTCTGAAGTAACTAATGAGTATTTATGGGGGGTGACACTCGAGGATGAGACGGGGAATATTCAGAGCTTTTCTCCCGGCAATACAGTCACGTTACAAACTGAGGTTGGTGTTGTTTACCCACTTAGTCAGAACTGGGTATTTCGATCATTTTTACGCTATATCGACACTCCGGATCAGCCAGATGATAGTCCTATAATTGTCGATGATTATGAGGTTTTATTTGCTACCACGATTAGCTACGTATTCTAG
- a CDS encoding TonB-dependent receptor: MINKKSALAVSIAAVLACNTSFAQEQRDEAKFEEVIVLSQKTTYANSLVSDSMKDQQSTLTSVLAAIDNLPGVLINEGDVFGSDDWSTTVSIRGFQISLDEQQIGMTVDGVPNGNSNYGGGAKANRYVDTLNLETIVVSQGTADIASRSHEALGGTLDFRTQDPEDQERMRFNTSLGDFDARKFYVRYDTGLFWGNTKAYFSFSDSNVKSWIDQSGETNRTHAAVKLISEQSWATITSYLSYDDTEEDNYQRVTLADFRQNPEWDRLNGDWTGVPFLDQVYRPAWSTLRENLLAYVRFDFEFNDAFSAQLTPYYHDNEGRGDWVPPYVVDVTDDGDGSPHSELVSGNTVRGGAILGQIGYVTRDGRPLTPGTDCSSLTFPYGGTSSSNLHLDPACFPDDAIPVGSYRHTHYEKSRVGITGDGEWATEFADISNVLRVGFWYEDQTRYESRDWHKIIDSQSSFHFDNTPYWIQYDRSYPQETMMYYIEDAITLADVTLRLGGKQWFVDVEREDKFIGAAGSASVSSDSDFLVSTGALWQATDEIEVFAGYAENYAAIKDVVLEAANLSTNPQALDDIEPETAENLDLGVRYNGDRFSFTATLYQIDFENRITLFSPDSVTGIDFLEQQDGEYRNSGGIESEGLELSFNWDINDNFSLYASYTDNDSTYIGFDRNEFGDNVSDADFTRLEQAQGVFRDNTVFGSVEDLYVLSIDWSKDAYRAGFSTKHVGDRWLNPQNTDRAEAYDVADIYIAVTGDDLGDVFQGYEFRFTVNNVFDEDYIGGIAGGSGGWIGGPRTAALSVQFDI, from the coding sequence GTGATAAATAAAAAATCTGCACTTGCGGTATCGATTGCCGCGGTTCTGGCGTGCAACACAAGTTTTGCTCAGGAGCAACGTGACGAAGCAAAATTTGAGGAGGTTATTGTACTAAGTCAGAAAACCACTTACGCCAATAGTCTCGTATCTGACTCAATGAAAGATCAACAGTCCACGCTGACAAGTGTTTTGGCGGCTATCGATAATTTGCCTGGTGTTTTAATTAATGAAGGTGATGTTTTTGGCTCTGATGATTGGTCTACCACTGTTTCAATTCGCGGTTTTCAAATTAGTTTAGACGAGCAACAAATTGGCATGACCGTAGATGGTGTGCCTAATGGTAATTCCAACTACGGTGGTGGTGCTAAAGCCAACCGTTATGTTGATACACTAAACCTTGAAACTATCGTCGTTTCTCAAGGAACTGCAGATATTGCTTCTCGCTCTCATGAAGCGCTGGGTGGCACATTAGATTTTCGTACACAAGATCCAGAAGACCAAGAGCGTATGCGCTTTAATACCTCACTTGGTGATTTTGATGCGAGAAAGTTTTACGTTAGATACGACACGGGGTTATTCTGGGGAAACACTAAAGCTTATTTTAGTTTTTCAGATTCCAATGTGAAATCTTGGATCGATCAATCGGGAGAGACAAATAGAACTCACGCTGCTGTTAAGCTTATTAGTGAGCAGTCATGGGCGACCATTACAAGTTATCTGTCTTACGATGATACGGAAGAAGATAACTATCAACGTGTGACTCTTGCGGATTTTCGTCAAAACCCTGAATGGGATCGCCTCAATGGTGATTGGACCGGTGTACCATTTCTCGATCAAGTATACCGTCCAGCTTGGTCTACGCTGCGTGAAAATTTGCTTGCCTATGTGCGTTTTGATTTTGAATTTAACGACGCGTTCAGTGCACAGCTCACACCTTATTATCATGACAACGAAGGTCGCGGTGATTGGGTACCTCCTTATGTTGTTGATGTTACTGATGACGGTGATGGCTCGCCTCACTCCGAACTTGTTTCCGGCAACACCGTAAGAGGTGGTGCCATCCTTGGTCAAATTGGTTACGTTACTCGAGACGGAAGACCTCTTACTCCCGGTACGGATTGTTCTTCTTTAACTTTTCCTTACGGCGGAACTTCAAGTTCAAACCTACATCTTGATCCAGCATGTTTTCCCGATGATGCAATTCCCGTTGGTTCTTATCGACATACACACTACGAAAAATCTCGTGTTGGTATTACTGGCGATGGTGAATGGGCAACGGAATTTGCTGACATAAGTAATGTATTACGTGTAGGTTTTTGGTATGAAGATCAAACTCGCTACGAATCAAGGGATTGGCATAAAATTATAGATTCACAGTCTTCATTTCATTTCGATAATACGCCGTATTGGATTCAGTATGACCGTTCTTATCCGCAAGAAACTATGATGTATTACATAGAAGATGCGATAACTTTAGCGGATGTCACGTTGCGTCTCGGTGGTAAGCAATGGTTTGTAGATGTGGAGCGAGAAGATAAATTTATTGGTGCAGCAGGTTCTGCTTCAGTTTCTTCTGACTCCGATTTCTTAGTCAGTACAGGTGCTCTGTGGCAAGCAACAGATGAAATTGAAGTGTTTGCCGGTTATGCTGAAAACTATGCTGCAATTAAAGATGTTGTATTGGAAGCTGCGAATTTATCTACTAATCCTCAAGCTCTTGACGATATTGAACCTGAGACAGCAGAAAACCTCGATTTAGGCGTGCGTTATAATGGCGATCGTTTCAGTTTCACAGCGACCTTATATCAAATTGATTTTGAAAATCGGATTACATTATTTTCACCTGATAGCGTTACTGGGATTGACTTCCTAGAGCAGCAGGATGGCGAATATCGAAACTCAGGCGGTATTGAATCCGAAGGCTTGGAGTTATCTTTTAACTGGGATATAAATGATAATTTCTCGCTCTATGCTTCCTATACCGATAATGACTCGACTTATATAGGCTTTGACCGCAATGAGTTTGGCGATAATGTTTCTGATGCCGACTTTACAAGATTAGAACAGGCGCAAGGTGTATTTAGAGATAATACCGTCTTTGGCTCAGTTGAAGATTTGTATGTGCTATCCATTGATTGGAGCAAGGATGCGTATCGCGCGGGCTTTTCTACTAAGCACGTGGGCGATCGCTGGTTAAACCCTCAAAATACAGATCGCGCCGAAGCTTATGACGTGGCGGATATTTATATTGCTGTCACTGGAGATGACTTAGGTGATGTATTCCAGGGTTATGAATTCCGCTTTACAGTAAATAATGTTTTCGATGAAGACTATATCGGTGGTATTGCTGGCGGTTCAGGCGGCTGGATAGGTGGTCCGAGAACGGCTGCTTTGAGCGTTCAATTTGATATCTAA